The Mercenaria mercenaria strain notata chromosome 10, MADL_Memer_1, whole genome shotgun sequence genome contains a region encoding:
- the LOC123560069 gene encoding uncharacterized protein LOC123560069 isoform X1, whose product MATPNRNKNEDGPKGSPKRGQGDGQEQNQPKTEEERIPNNREVNDSLQRGPPATGVNIKQQDYLLKLMMLIAISAIQNEDWLQRLQQENRNHQQRVRKENREQLRRLTQENRNHRQRVQEENQEQLKRLKQENRNHRQRVQKENQEQLQQLTQESRNHQQRVQEENQEQLQRLKQENRNHLQRVQEENQEQLQRVKQENRNHHLQMQSKKTKPAKPNAPGFFCNGATSETGDICCMCRKCKCHCHIHDKSTHGNVKDEHKLAGTMRRDTGHHRTVPRDKDNDTHVSIEESRHAGRNGITGKIVSSFSATNGVSDSDVPKGESNGSTKKTDQYPNDGMSVACGGNPGDPSDSDGSDSEDDSKKDHAKDDRDENDQNRNRNKEKNISDWRIDTEVWKICIDMKDVQEANRLLNERILPDQTLLDRGSEVFGMSSKIVQNICTAICCYMKESFLHVIHVCPALDYRHEFSNTQITFVIYRTRPHENETTEYRYYRYYIRHVNEISTTCSEENTHIRELEQDFPKDYSKTEEIVECLNKNSKSLMEQHTNLTRVSISWFKSKGFRTKHQDITQNTCIALYVQVKGFVPLNETALPEVIDGIDVDVRECVVLPYTFPNEHHEHIKMGCAIHGGLRNAEGQVLGGTLGGFFEVDREMYCLTSAHPFMSPADMGKLKQFGKFCNLGLGNDIETFEAHQPVVEGSRSFGTGVRAVYKEGGNGETGVEAVVVKVQDRFPVSGDFPACPYHRNPGIDRPKFSTGKICNREEVNRLIRSKTLTVVKFGCSSGWTRGRFRFSAGAARLSNMVASIHSFGILLHNQFEIENIGETEFAEFGDSGALVFTDENNELSVIGIVEGGTPGLIYVTPICDVFSALELQNVQSTKEFTLHYQDIQNIPMDVTPDSYSSRTITDRSDSGISTNDEAILKHIEEKFQTFDQEITQEVARQVHKIKENMNTTVNQELSPVKSELSTLKSEVTLLKSEIQSKMQEQFTAQTNSIKNMLSEFFRSNPAANASDTNNST is encoded by the exons aaacttATGATGTTAATAGCAATCAGTGCAATACAAAATGAAGACTGGTTACAACGGTTGCAGCAAGAAAACCGAAACCATCAACAGCGGGTACGAAAAGAAAATCGAGAGCAGCTGCGACGGCTAACACAAGAGAACCGAAACCATCGACAGCGGGTTCAAGAAGAAAATCAAGAGCAGCTGAAACGGCTAAAACAAGAGAACCGAAACCATCGACAACGGGTTCAAAAAGAAAATCAAGAGCAGCTGCAACAGCTAACACAAGAGAGCCGAAACCATCAACAGCGGGTTCAAGAAGAAAATCAAGAGCAGCTGCAACGGCTAAAACAAGAAAACCGAAACCATCTACAGCGGGTTCAAGAAGAAAATCAAGAGCAGCTGCAACGGGTAAAACAGGAGAACCGAAATCACCATCTGCAGATGcaaagcaaaaaaacaaaaccagCTAAACCAAATGCACCAGGATTCTTTTGTAATGGCGCCACATCGGAAACAG GTGATATTTGTTGCATGTGCAGAAAGTGCAAATGCCATTGTCATATACATGACAAAAGTACACACGGGAACGTAAAAGACGAGCATAAATTAGCTGGTACGATGAGACGCGACACTGGACATCATCGCACGGTACCCAGAGATAAAG ACAACGATACACATGTAAGTATTGAGGAATCAAGGCATGCCGGGCGGAATGGAATAACTGGTAAAATTGTTTCGAGCTTCTCTGCCACAAACGGTGTTTCAGACTCTGATGTTCCGAAGGGAGAGTCTAATGGTAGCACAAAGAAGACAGATCAGTATCCTAATGACGGGATGTCTGTGGCCTGCGGTGGTAACCCTGGAGATCCAAGCGATAGCGATGGATCAGACAGTGAAGACGATTCTAAGAAGGATCATGCAAAAGATGACAGAGATGAAAATGACCAAAACAGAAATAGAAACAAGGAAAAAAATATCTCTGACTGGAGGATAG ATACAGAAGTTTGGAAAATATGCATAGATATGAAAGATGTACAAGAGGCCAATCGTTTACTGAATGAAAGAATTCTACCTGACCAGACATTACTAGATCGTGGTTCAGAAGTATTTGGTATGTCTTCGAAAATTGTGCAGAACATATGCACTGCTATTTGCTGTTACATGAAAGAAAGCTTTCTTCATGTTATCCACGTCTGTCCTGCTCTTGACTATAGACACGAGTTTAGCAACACACAAATCACATTTGTTATCTACAGAACACGTCCACATGAGAATGAAACAACTGAATATCGTTATTATCGGTATTACATAAGGCATGTTAATGAAATATCAACAACTtgttctgaagaaaatacacatATTAGAGAACTTGAACAAGACTTTCCCAAAGACTATTCCAAAACAGAGGAAATTGTAGAATGcttaaacaaaaattcaaaatccCTTATGGAACAGCACACAAATCTGACTAGAGTTTCTATCAGCTGGTTTAAATCCAAAGGATTTAGAACAAAACATCAGGATATAACACAGAACACTTGCATCGCTTTGTATGTGCAGGTAAAAGGGTTTGTTCCCTTAAATGAGACCGCTTTACCGGAAGTAATAGATGGAATTGATGTCGATGTACGCGAATGCGTTGTCTTGCCGTACACATTTCCTAACGAACACCATGAGCATATTAAAATGGGTTGCGCTATACATGGCGGATTGAGGAACGCAGAAGGGCAAGTTCTTGGGGGAACGCTTGGCGGGTTCTTTGAAGTAGATAGGGAAATGTATTGCTTAACAAGTGCTCATCCTTTTATGTCTCCAGCAGACATGGGTAAACTGAAACAGTTTGGGAAATTCTGTAACCTAGGCCTAGGAAACGATATTGAAACGTTTGAAGCTCACCAACCAGTTGTAGAAGGATCAAGATCGTTTGGTACAGGGGTGCGTGCTGTTTATAAAGAAGGTGGCAATGGCGAAACTGGAGTAGAGGCAGTGGTAGTTAAAGTACAGGACAGATTTCCCGTTTCTGGAGACTTTCCAGCATGTCCATATCATAGAAATCCAG GAATCGACCGTCCAAAATTTTCGACTGGAAAAATATGTAATCGAGAAGAAGTTAATAGATTAATAAGAAGTAAAACACTTACGGTTGTAAAATTTGGTTGCTCATCAGGTTGGACAAGAGGACGTTTTCGATTTTCTGCTGGAGCGGCAAGACTGAGCAATATGGTAGCATCGATTCATAGTTTTGGAATTTTATTGCATAATCAATTCGAGATAGAGAATATTGGAGAAACAGAATTCGCCGAATTCGGGGACTCTGGTGCATTAGTGTTTACGGATGAAAACAATGAGCTTTCAGTTATAGGTATTGTTGAAGGTGGAACACCAGGGCTTATATATGTGACACCAATTTGTGATGTGTTTTCAGCTCTGGAATTGCAAAATGTACAAAGCACGAAGGAATTCACATTGCATTACCAAGACATACAAAATATACCAATGGATGTTACACCAGACTCGTATTCATCACGGACTATAACAGATAGAAGTGATTCAGGAATATCGACGAACGACGAGGCTATTCTTAAGCATATTGAGGAGAAATTTCAGACATTTGATCAGGAAATAACACAAGAGGTCGCCAGGCAGGTACATAAAATTAAGGAAAATATGAACACAACAGTAAATCAAGAGTTAAGTCCTGTAAAATCTGAATTAAGCACTCTAAAGTCAGAAGTAACACTTCTTAAATCCGAAATTCAGAGCAAAATGCAGGAACAATTTACAGCGCAAACTAATTCCATAAAAAACATGTTATCCGAATTCTTTCGCTCAAATCCTGCGGCAAACGCTTCAGATACCAataattctacataa
- the LOC123560069 gene encoding uncharacterized protein LOC123560069 isoform X2, which yields MATPNRNKNEDGPKGSPKRGQGDGQEQNQPKTEEERIPNNREVNDSLQRGPPATGVNIKQQDYLLKLMMLIAISAIQNEDWLQRLQQENRNHQQRVRKENREQLRRLTQENRNHRQRVQEENQEQLKRLKQENRNHRQRVQKENQEQLQQLTQESRNHQQRVQEENQEQLQRLKQENRNHLQRVQEENQEQLQRVKQENRNHHLQMQSKKTKPAKPNAPGFFCNGATSETGDICCMCRKCKCHCHIHDKSTHGNVKDEHKLAGTMRRDTGHHRTVPRDKDSDVPKGESNGSTKKTDQYPNDGMSVACGGNPGDPSDSDGSDSEDDSKKDHAKDDRDENDQNRNRNKEKNISDWRIDTEVWKICIDMKDVQEANRLLNERILPDQTLLDRGSEVFGMSSKIVQNICTAICCYMKESFLHVIHVCPALDYRHEFSNTQITFVIYRTRPHENETTEYRYYRYYIRHVNEISTTCSEENTHIRELEQDFPKDYSKTEEIVECLNKNSKSLMEQHTNLTRVSISWFKSKGFRTKHQDITQNTCIALYVQVKGFVPLNETALPEVIDGIDVDVRECVVLPYTFPNEHHEHIKMGCAIHGGLRNAEGQVLGGTLGGFFEVDREMYCLTSAHPFMSPADMGKLKQFGKFCNLGLGNDIETFEAHQPVVEGSRSFGTGVRAVYKEGGNGETGVEAVVVKVQDRFPVSGDFPACPYHRNPGIDRPKFSTGKICNREEVNRLIRSKTLTVVKFGCSSGWTRGRFRFSAGAARLSNMVASIHSFGILLHNQFEIENIGETEFAEFGDSGALVFTDENNELSVIGIVEGGTPGLIYVTPICDVFSALELQNVQSTKEFTLHYQDIQNIPMDVTPDSYSSRTITDRSDSGISTNDEAILKHIEEKFQTFDQEITQEVARQVHKIKENMNTTVNQELSPVKSELSTLKSEVTLLKSEIQSKMQEQFTAQTNSIKNMLSEFFRSNPAANASDTNNST from the exons aaacttATGATGTTAATAGCAATCAGTGCAATACAAAATGAAGACTGGTTACAACGGTTGCAGCAAGAAAACCGAAACCATCAACAGCGGGTACGAAAAGAAAATCGAGAGCAGCTGCGACGGCTAACACAAGAGAACCGAAACCATCGACAGCGGGTTCAAGAAGAAAATCAAGAGCAGCTGAAACGGCTAAAACAAGAGAACCGAAACCATCGACAACGGGTTCAAAAAGAAAATCAAGAGCAGCTGCAACAGCTAACACAAGAGAGCCGAAACCATCAACAGCGGGTTCAAGAAGAAAATCAAGAGCAGCTGCAACGGCTAAAACAAGAAAACCGAAACCATCTACAGCGGGTTCAAGAAGAAAATCAAGAGCAGCTGCAACGGGTAAAACAGGAGAACCGAAATCACCATCTGCAGATGcaaagcaaaaaaacaaaaccagCTAAACCAAATGCACCAGGATTCTTTTGTAATGGCGCCACATCGGAAACAG GTGATATTTGTTGCATGTGCAGAAAGTGCAAATGCCATTGTCATATACATGACAAAAGTACACACGGGAACGTAAAAGACGAGCATAAATTAGCTGGTACGATGAGACGCGACACTGGACATCATCGCACGGTACCCAGAGATAAAG ACTCTGATGTTCCGAAGGGAGAGTCTAATGGTAGCACAAAGAAGACAGATCAGTATCCTAATGACGGGATGTCTGTGGCCTGCGGTGGTAACCCTGGAGATCCAAGCGATAGCGATGGATCAGACAGTGAAGACGATTCTAAGAAGGATCATGCAAAAGATGACAGAGATGAAAATGACCAAAACAGAAATAGAAACAAGGAAAAAAATATCTCTGACTGGAGGATAG ATACAGAAGTTTGGAAAATATGCATAGATATGAAAGATGTACAAGAGGCCAATCGTTTACTGAATGAAAGAATTCTACCTGACCAGACATTACTAGATCGTGGTTCAGAAGTATTTGGTATGTCTTCGAAAATTGTGCAGAACATATGCACTGCTATTTGCTGTTACATGAAAGAAAGCTTTCTTCATGTTATCCACGTCTGTCCTGCTCTTGACTATAGACACGAGTTTAGCAACACACAAATCACATTTGTTATCTACAGAACACGTCCACATGAGAATGAAACAACTGAATATCGTTATTATCGGTATTACATAAGGCATGTTAATGAAATATCAACAACTtgttctgaagaaaatacacatATTAGAGAACTTGAACAAGACTTTCCCAAAGACTATTCCAAAACAGAGGAAATTGTAGAATGcttaaacaaaaattcaaaatccCTTATGGAACAGCACACAAATCTGACTAGAGTTTCTATCAGCTGGTTTAAATCCAAAGGATTTAGAACAAAACATCAGGATATAACACAGAACACTTGCATCGCTTTGTATGTGCAGGTAAAAGGGTTTGTTCCCTTAAATGAGACCGCTTTACCGGAAGTAATAGATGGAATTGATGTCGATGTACGCGAATGCGTTGTCTTGCCGTACACATTTCCTAACGAACACCATGAGCATATTAAAATGGGTTGCGCTATACATGGCGGATTGAGGAACGCAGAAGGGCAAGTTCTTGGGGGAACGCTTGGCGGGTTCTTTGAAGTAGATAGGGAAATGTATTGCTTAACAAGTGCTCATCCTTTTATGTCTCCAGCAGACATGGGTAAACTGAAACAGTTTGGGAAATTCTGTAACCTAGGCCTAGGAAACGATATTGAAACGTTTGAAGCTCACCAACCAGTTGTAGAAGGATCAAGATCGTTTGGTACAGGGGTGCGTGCTGTTTATAAAGAAGGTGGCAATGGCGAAACTGGAGTAGAGGCAGTGGTAGTTAAAGTACAGGACAGATTTCCCGTTTCTGGAGACTTTCCAGCATGTCCATATCATAGAAATCCAG GAATCGACCGTCCAAAATTTTCGACTGGAAAAATATGTAATCGAGAAGAAGTTAATAGATTAATAAGAAGTAAAACACTTACGGTTGTAAAATTTGGTTGCTCATCAGGTTGGACAAGAGGACGTTTTCGATTTTCTGCTGGAGCGGCAAGACTGAGCAATATGGTAGCATCGATTCATAGTTTTGGAATTTTATTGCATAATCAATTCGAGATAGAGAATATTGGAGAAACAGAATTCGCCGAATTCGGGGACTCTGGTGCATTAGTGTTTACGGATGAAAACAATGAGCTTTCAGTTATAGGTATTGTTGAAGGTGGAACACCAGGGCTTATATATGTGACACCAATTTGTGATGTGTTTTCAGCTCTGGAATTGCAAAATGTACAAAGCACGAAGGAATTCACATTGCATTACCAAGACATACAAAATATACCAATGGATGTTACACCAGACTCGTATTCATCACGGACTATAACAGATAGAAGTGATTCAGGAATATCGACGAACGACGAGGCTATTCTTAAGCATATTGAGGAGAAATTTCAGACATTTGATCAGGAAATAACACAAGAGGTCGCCAGGCAGGTACATAAAATTAAGGAAAATATGAACACAACAGTAAATCAAGAGTTAAGTCCTGTAAAATCTGAATTAAGCACTCTAAAGTCAGAAGTAACACTTCTTAAATCCGAAATTCAGAGCAAAATGCAGGAACAATTTACAGCGCAAACTAATTCCATAAAAAACATGTTATCCGAATTCTTTCGCTCAAATCCTGCGGCAAACGCTTCAGATACCAataattctacataa